One Bacillus amyloliquefaciens DSM 7 = ATCC 23350 DNA window includes the following coding sequences:
- the satA gene encoding streptothricin N-acetyltransferase SatA: MIIKMTQCHMKDFNKPNEPLVVFGRIIPALENNVWSYTEERFSKPYVKKYEDEDIDVSYAEEEGKAVFLYYADNNCIGRIKIRAHWNGYALIEDIAVAKDYRKNGVGTALLNRAMEWAKENDCCGLMLETQDINVSACHFYAKHGFVIGAVDTMLYSNFSTANEIAIFWYCKF, encoded by the coding sequence ATGATTATTAAAATGACTCAATGTCATATGAAAGACTTCAATAAACCAAATGAACCTCTGGTTGTTTTCGGGAGAATTATACCCGCACTTGAAAACAATGTGTGGTCATATACTGAGGAACGGTTTTCTAAACCTTATGTTAAGAAATATGAAGATGAGGATATCGATGTCAGTTATGCTGAAGAAGAGGGGAAAGCTGTTTTTTTGTATTATGCTGACAACAACTGCATCGGCCGGATTAAGATTCGTGCCCATTGGAATGGGTATGCGCTGATAGAGGATATTGCTGTTGCAAAAGACTATAGAAAAAATGGTGTTGGAACAGCATTATTAAATAGAGCGATGGAGTGGGCAAAGGAGAATGATTGTTGCGGTCTTATGCTTGAAACACAGGATATTAATGTGTCAGCTTGTCATTTTTATGCCAAACACGGCTTTGTAATAGGCGCAGTTGATACTATGCTTTATTCCAACTTTTCAACGGCAAATGAGATCGCGATTTTTTGGTACTGTAAATTTTAA